In a genomic window of Nocardia fluminea:
- the narJ gene encoding nitrate reductase molybdenum cofactor assembly chaperone, with the protein MSLLSIRKRPQPVTEMPEHDRLVVWRLAAFLLDYPGEQTLAMLDQLSEAAARLPEEVRAHFAEILTYLRDTPAIEVAQSYVETFDMRRRASLHLTFYAFGDTRKRGMALLRFKHAYRQAGVELGDEELPDHLPVLLEFAATIDPIGGERLLGEHVPVMELLRLSLSDNNSPYSGILGAVLTTLPPVTTADRRRIAELAAQGPPEEEVGLEPFAMDPALFEATEGRR; encoded by the coding sequence ATGAGTCTGCTCTCGATTCGTAAACGGCCACAACCGGTTACCGAGATGCCCGAGCACGACCGCCTGGTCGTGTGGCGGCTGGCCGCGTTCCTGCTCGACTACCCCGGCGAGCAGACCCTGGCCATGCTCGACCAGTTGTCCGAAGCCGCGGCGCGGTTGCCCGAAGAGGTGCGGGCGCACTTCGCCGAGATCCTCACCTACCTGCGTGACACCCCGGCGATCGAGGTGGCGCAGAGCTATGTCGAGACCTTCGACATGCGCCGCCGCGCCAGCCTGCACCTGACGTTCTACGCCTTCGGCGACACCCGCAAACGCGGCATGGCGTTGCTGCGGTTCAAGCACGCCTACCGCCAGGCAGGCGTGGAACTCGGCGACGAGGAACTGCCCGACCACCTGCCGGTGCTGCTGGAATTCGCCGCCACCATCGACCCGATCGGCGGTGAACGCCTGCTCGGCGAGCACGTGCCGGTGATGGAGCTGCTGCGACTGTCGCTGAGCGACAACAACTCTCCCTACAGCGGCATCCTCGGCGCGGTGCTCACCACCTTGCCCCCGGTGACCACGGCCGACCGCAGGCGCATCGCCGAACTCGCCGCCCAGGGTCCGCCCGAGGAAGAGGTCGGCCTCGAACCCTTCGCCATGGACCCCGCCCTCTTCGAAGCAACAGAAGGCCGCCGTTAA
- the narH gene encoding nitrate reductase subunit beta: MAQLAMVMNLDKCIGCHTCSVTCKQAWTNRGGTEYVWFNNVETRPGQGYPRQYEDQEKWKGGWTLNKRGKLTLKSGSRFKRLMNIFANPDLPTVADYYEPWSYDYDNLLSSPPMDTTPVARPKSLITGEDTKVTWGANWDDDLGSGPEQVGKDPILGKLETKVKLEFEETFMFYLPRICEHCLNPSCAASCPSGAIYKREEDGIVLVDQDKCRGWRQCITGCPYKKIYFNHKTGKAEKCTFCYPRVEVGIPTVCSETCVGRLRYIGVMLYDADAVLEAAQVTDPQDLYTSQLGVFLNPHDERVIAEAEKAGISPEWIQAAQDSPVYKLIVDYQLALPLHPEYRTMPMVWYVPPLSPVVDVLTETGHDGEDARNLFGAIDALRIPIEYLAELFTAAEIGPVRSSLQRLAGMRAFMRSVNLGEEPEADIAPSIGLEPEEIEAMYRLLAIAKYEHRYVIPMGATSKAHELDSLATGCSLDTDGGPGMTAFDQVVEKFSLSDVNQAAPEEKSGRINLLNWDGRSTSGLLPSANGNGTSDNGKTGNGAGNGNGSNGAAVADSPVSGVAP, encoded by the coding sequence ATGGCACAGCTCGCCATGGTCATGAACCTGGACAAGTGCATCGGCTGCCACACCTGCTCGGTCACCTGCAAGCAGGCCTGGACCAACCGGGGCGGCACCGAGTACGTCTGGTTCAACAATGTGGAAACCCGTCCCGGACAGGGTTATCCGCGCCAGTACGAGGACCAGGAGAAGTGGAAGGGTGGCTGGACGCTCAACAAGCGCGGCAAGCTGACCCTGAAGTCGGGCTCGCGGTTCAAGCGCCTGATGAACATCTTCGCCAACCCGGACCTGCCCACGGTCGCCGACTACTACGAACCGTGGAGCTACGACTACGACAACCTGCTGTCGTCGCCGCCCATGGACACCACCCCGGTGGCGCGGCCCAAGTCGCTGATCACCGGCGAGGACACCAAGGTCACCTGGGGCGCGAACTGGGACGACGATCTGGGTTCTGGCCCAGAGCAGGTCGGCAAGGACCCCATCCTCGGCAAGCTCGAGACCAAGGTGAAACTGGAGTTCGAAGAGACCTTCATGTTCTACCTGCCGCGCATCTGCGAGCACTGCTTGAACCCCTCCTGCGCCGCGTCGTGCCCCTCCGGCGCGATCTACAAGCGCGAGGAAGACGGCATCGTGCTCGTCGACCAGGACAAGTGCCGTGGTTGGCGTCAGTGCATCACCGGCTGCCCGTACAAGAAGATCTACTTCAACCACAAGACGGGCAAGGCGGAGAAGTGCACCTTCTGCTACCCGCGCGTGGAGGTCGGCATCCCGACCGTGTGCTCGGAAACCTGTGTGGGACGGCTGCGCTACATCGGCGTGATGCTCTACGACGCCGACGCGGTGCTCGAAGCCGCCCAGGTCACCGACCCGCAGGACCTCTACACCTCGCAGCTCGGCGTGTTCCTCAACCCGCACGACGAGCGCGTGATCGCCGAGGCCGAGAAGGCCGGGATCTCGCCGGAATGGATTCAGGCCGCCCAGGATTCACCGGTCTACAAGCTGATCGTCGACTACCAGCTGGCGCTGCCGCTGCACCCGGAATACCGCACGATGCCGATGGTCTGGTACGTGCCGCCGCTGTCGCCGGTGGTGGATGTGCTCACCGAGACCGGCCACGACGGGGAGGACGCGCGCAATCTGTTCGGCGCGATCGACGCCCTGCGCATCCCGATCGAGTACCTGGCCGAGCTGTTCACCGCCGCTGAGATCGGCCCGGTGCGCTCGTCGCTGCAACGGCTGGCCGGAATGCGGGCGTTCATGCGGTCGGTCAACCTCGGCGAGGAACCCGAGGCCGATATCGCGCCGTCGATCGGGCTCGAGCCCGAGGAGATCGAAGCCATGTACCGGCTGCTCGCCATCGCCAAGTACGAGCACCGGTACGTGATCCCGATGGGCGCGACGTCCAAGGCGCACGAACTGGACTCGCTGGCCACCGGATGCAGTCTCGACACCGACGGCGGACCCGGCATGACCGCGTTCGATCAGGTCGTCGAGAAGTTCTCGCTCTCCGATGTGAATCAGGCCGCGCCGGAGGAGAAGTCGGGCCGGATCAACCTGCTCAACTGGGACGGTCGCAGCACCAGCGGACTCCTGCCGAGCGCGAACGGCAACGGGACGTCCGATAACGGGAAGACCGGCAACGGCGCCGGTAACGGCAACGGCAGCAATGGCGCTGCCGTCGCCGACTCCCCCGTGAGCGGTGTCGCGCCATGA
- a CDS encoding nitrate reductase subunit alpha — protein sequence MVNSRTQGPSPADFGDTLLNLGKYFQRGEVSPDNRSIYKVGGRDADEFYRDRWSHDKVVRSTHGVNCTGSCSWKIYVKDGVITWESQQTDYPSVGSDKPEYEPRGCPRGASFSWYTYSPARVRYPYVRGTLLDLYRKAKAELKDPVLAWESIVEDPVKAKAYKMARGKGGFVRAEWWEAAEIAAAAHVYTIKQYGPDRVAGFSPIPAMSMVSHATGARFVSLIGGYMLSFYDWYADLPVASPQVFGDQTDVPESADWFDAGYLIMWGSNVPVTRTPDAHYMTEARYRGQKVVVVSPDYADNTKFADEWVAARPGTDAALAMSMGHVVLKEFFIEKQTPMFTDYIKSFTDLPYLICLDEAADQDGALPGKFLTAADLGHTGEGVEHKPVLLDQAGNPVVPNGSLGHRFGEGDAGKWNLDLEGVDPLLTLLGHSGDAPATIALPRFDTDVAGSILRGVPTKIVAGKRVTTVFDLLLAQYGVGREGLPGEWAKGYDDADSPYTPAWQEAITGVPAVQAARIGREFADNAERSGGRSMILMGAGTNHWFHSDQIYRAFFTLTLLTGCQGKNGGGWAHYVGQEKCRPVTGWATLASASDWQRPPRQMQGTVFWYLTNDQWRYDPFTSDSFASPLGKGKFAGRTAADNIALASRLGWMPSYPTFNRNPLDLADEAAEAGKTPAEHVVDGLKSGDLRFACEDPDAPENFPRVLTVWRANLLGSSGKGNEYFQKHLLGCGSNLQTTDATGVRPQELVWREEGAEGKLDLLLALDFRMTSTTLFADIVLPAATWYEKHDLSSTDMHPFVHAFSPAISPPWEAKTDFEAFHRIARGFSWLAEKHLGTRKDIVAVPLQHDSPDALAQAGGKVLDWKAGECEPIPGKTMPKIVEIERDYTKIAEKLAALGPLVEKLGLTTKGVTTFPEEEVAYLAGQNGTIVSGIAAGRPSLAKDTHAAEAILSLSGTTNGRLAVEGFEALERRTGTELVDLAKEAEGKRITFADTQARPVPVITSAEWSGSESGGRRYSPFTINVERLKPWHTLTGRQHFYLDHDWMIELGEQLPIFRPPLDMSALFAEPSIGNVSGNGLTVRYLTPHSKWSIHSAYQDNLHMLTLSRGGQTIWMSDVDAKKIGVADNDWIEAINRNGVVVARAIVSHRMPEGTVFMYHAQDRAVDVPRIEGAEDTTKEAKGKRGGIHNALTRVLIKPSHLIGGYAQQSFALNYHGPTGNQRDEVTTIRRRNQNVEY from the coding sequence GTGGTTAATTCGCGCACGCAAGGTCCGTCGCCCGCCGATTTCGGCGACACATTGCTGAACCTCGGTAAGTATTTCCAGCGGGGCGAGGTCTCGCCCGACAACCGGTCCATCTACAAGGTCGGTGGCCGCGATGCCGACGAGTTCTACCGCGACCGCTGGTCGCACGACAAGGTGGTGCGCTCCACCCACGGCGTGAACTGCACCGGCTCGTGCTCCTGGAAGATCTACGTCAAGGACGGCGTGATCACCTGGGAGTCCCAGCAGACCGACTACCCCTCGGTGGGCTCGGACAAGCCCGAGTACGAGCCGCGCGGCTGTCCCCGTGGCGCGTCCTTCTCCTGGTACACCTACTCCCCGGCCCGCGTGCGCTACCCGTATGTGCGTGGCACGCTGCTCGACCTGTACCGCAAGGCCAAAGCCGAGCTCAAGGACCCGGTGCTGGCGTGGGAGTCCATCGTCGAGGACCCGGTCAAGGCCAAGGCCTACAAGATGGCCCGCGGTAAGGGCGGGTTCGTCCGCGCCGAATGGTGGGAAGCCGCCGAGATCGCCGCCGCCGCGCATGTTTACACGATCAAGCAGTACGGCCCCGACCGGGTGGCCGGCTTCTCGCCGATCCCGGCGATGTCGATGGTCAGCCATGCCACCGGCGCGCGCTTCGTGTCGCTGATCGGCGGCTACATGCTCTCGTTCTACGACTGGTACGCCGACCTGCCGGTGGCCTCGCCGCAGGTGTTCGGTGACCAGACCGACGTGCCGGAGTCGGCCGACTGGTTCGACGCGGGCTACCTCATCATGTGGGGCTCCAACGTTCCGGTGACCCGCACCCCCGACGCGCACTACATGACCGAGGCGCGCTACCGCGGTCAGAAGGTCGTGGTGGTCTCCCCCGACTACGCCGACAACACCAAGTTCGCCGACGAATGGGTGGCCGCGCGCCCGGGTACCGATGCCGCGCTGGCGATGTCGATGGGCCACGTGGTGCTCAAGGAGTTCTTCATCGAGAAGCAGACTCCGATGTTCACCGACTACATCAAGTCCTTCACCGATCTGCCGTACCTGATCTGCCTCGACGAGGCGGCGGATCAGGACGGTGCCCTTCCCGGCAAGTTCCTCACCGCCGCCGATCTCGGGCATACCGGCGAAGGCGTCGAGCACAAGCCGGTCCTGCTGGATCAGGCCGGAAACCCGGTGGTGCCCAACGGTTCGCTGGGTCACCGCTTCGGCGAGGGCGACGCGGGCAAGTGGAACCTCGACCTCGAGGGTGTCGACCCGCTGCTCACCCTGCTCGGTCACTCCGGCGACGCGCCGGCCACCATCGCGCTGCCGCGTTTCGACACCGACGTCGCCGGGTCGATCCTCCGTGGTGTGCCGACGAAGATCGTGGCGGGCAAGCGCGTCACCACGGTCTTCGACCTGCTGCTCGCCCAGTACGGTGTGGGCCGCGAGGGCCTGCCCGGCGAGTGGGCCAAGGGCTACGACGACGCCGACTCGCCGTACACCCCGGCCTGGCAGGAGGCCATCACCGGCGTTCCCGCCGTGCAGGCTGCCCGGATCGGACGCGAATTCGCCGACAACGCGGAACGTTCCGGCGGTCGCTCGATGATCCTGATGGGCGCGGGCACCAATCACTGGTTCCACTCCGATCAGATCTACCGCGCCTTCTTCACCCTGACGCTGCTCACCGGCTGCCAGGGCAAGAACGGTGGTGGCTGGGCCCACTATGTCGGCCAGGAGAAGTGCCGTCCCGTCACCGGGTGGGCCACCTTGGCCTCCGCGTCGGACTGGCAGCGGCCGCCGCGTCAGATGCAGGGCACCGTGTTCTGGTACCTCACCAACGATCAGTGGCGCTACGACCCGTTCACCTCGGACTCGTTCGCGTCGCCGCTGGGCAAGGGCAAGTTCGCCGGGCGCACCGCCGCCGACAACATCGCCCTGGCGAGCCGGCTCGGCTGGATGCCCAGCTACCCCACGTTCAACCGCAACCCCCTGGATCTGGCCGACGAGGCCGCCGAAGCCGGCAAGACCCCGGCCGAGCACGTCGTCGACGGTTTGAAGTCCGGCGACCTGCGCTTCGCCTGCGAAGACCCGGACGCCCCCGAGAACTTCCCGCGCGTGCTCACCGTGTGGCGCGCGAACCTGCTCGGCTCCTCGGGCAAGGGCAACGAGTACTTCCAGAAGCATCTGCTCGGCTGTGGCTCCAACCTGCAGACCACCGACGCGACCGGGGTGCGCCCGCAGGAACTGGTATGGCGCGAGGAAGGCGCCGAGGGCAAGCTGGATCTGCTGCTCGCACTGGACTTCCGCATGACCAGCACCACGCTGTTCGCCGACATCGTGCTCCCCGCCGCCACCTGGTACGAGAAGCATGACCTGTCCTCCACCGACATGCACCCGTTCGTGCACGCGTTCTCCCCCGCCATCTCCCCGCCGTGGGAGGCCAAGACCGACTTCGAGGCGTTCCACCGGATCGCGCGCGGTTTCTCCTGGCTGGCCGAGAAGCACCTCGGCACCCGCAAGGACATCGTCGCGGTGCCGTTGCAGCACGACTCCCCCGATGCGCTGGCACAAGCGGGCGGCAAGGTGCTGGACTGGAAAGCCGGTGAGTGCGAGCCGATTCCGGGCAAGACCATGCCCAAGATCGTGGAGATCGAACGCGACTACACCAAGATCGCGGAGAAGCTGGCCGCGCTCGGACCGCTGGTGGAGAAGCTCGGTCTGACGACCAAGGGCGTCACCACCTTCCCCGAGGAGGAAGTGGCGTATCTGGCCGGGCAGAACGGCACCATCGTCTCCGGCATCGCCGCGGGCCGACCCTCGCTGGCCAAGGACACCCACGCCGCCGAGGCCATCCTGTCGTTGTCGGGGACCACCAACGGCCGCCTCGCGGTCGAGGGGTTCGAGGCGCTCGAGCGGCGTACCGGCACCGAGCTGGTCGACCTCGCGAAAGAGGCCGAGGGCAAGCGGATCACCTTCGCCGACACCCAGGCTCGTCCGGTACCGGTGATCACCTCGGCGGAATGGTCGGGCTCGGAATCCGGTGGACGCCGGTACTCGCCGTTCACCATCAATGTCGAGCGGCTCAAGCCCTGGCACACCCTCACCGGTCGCCAGCACTTCTACCTCGACCACGACTGGATGATCGAACTCGGCGAGCAGCTGCCGATCTTCCGTCCACCTCTCGACATGTCGGCGCTGTTCGCGGAACCGAGCATCGGCAATGTGAGCGGCAACGGCCTCACGGTGCGCTACCTGACCCCGCACTCCAAGTGGTCCATCCACTCGGCCTACCAGGACAACCTGCACATGCTCACGCTCTCGCGCGGCGGTCAGACGATCTGGATGTCGGATGTCGACGCCAAGAAGATCGGTGTCGCGGACAACGACTGGATCGAGGCGATCAACCGCAACGGTGTGGTCGTGGCCCGTGCCATCGTCTCGCACCGCATGCCCGAGGGCACGGTCTTCATGTACCACGCCCAGGACCGCGCGGTCGACGTGCCGCGCATCGAAGGCGCCGAGGACACCACCAAGGAGGCCAAGGGCAAGCGCGGCGGTATCCACAACGCGCTCACCCGGGTGCTGATCAAGCCCTCGCACCTGATCGGCGGCTACGCCCAGCAGTCCTTCGCCCTCAACTACCACGGCCCGACCGGTAACCAGCGTGACGAAGTCACCACCATTCGCCGCCGCAACCAGAACGTGGAGTACTGA
- a CDS encoding helix-turn-helix transcriptional regulator: MIPKPSFDGPDGPPKPPTLGGLLRRLRDDRRISREKLAFAAGVSSSYITHLESGDRDRPTHAVIEALVRYLDRIAPVTDIERRHLFDLAGLAPVDNPTVEDLRAEISTEMRRTLALQEPDLAAYVDTRWNVLAANESYDRAFPGLVEDVNILRWFFGNPLSRKVMVEWETESALTVHWLRGLIGQQGGGDWATELLDELAQYRDFRRIWDDGDTVYGREHTAMRLCDLHTGENYTVDVQLFRLDSVAYPGRIQYYLGVRGPDR; the protein is encoded by the coding sequence GTGATACCGAAGCCATCGTTCGACGGGCCTGACGGGCCGCCGAAACCGCCGACGCTCGGCGGGTTGCTGCGGCGACTTCGCGACGATCGGCGGATTTCGAGGGAGAAACTCGCCTTCGCGGCGGGGGTCAGCTCCAGCTACATCACGCATTTGGAGAGCGGGGACCGGGATCGGCCGACCCACGCGGTGATCGAGGCGCTCGTGCGCTACCTCGACCGGATCGCGCCGGTGACCGATATCGAACGCAGGCACCTTTTCGATCTTGCCGGGCTCGCCCCGGTCGACAATCCGACAGTCGAGGATCTGCGCGCGGAGATCAGCACCGAGATGCGCCGGACACTGGCACTGCAGGAACCCGATCTCGCGGCCTATGTCGATACGCGCTGGAACGTGCTCGCGGCCAACGAATCCTACGACCGCGCGTTCCCCGGACTGGTCGAGGACGTCAATATCCTGCGCTGGTTCTTCGGAAACCCGCTCTCGCGCAAAGTAATGGTCGAGTGGGAGACGGAATCCGCGCTCACCGTGCACTGGCTGCGCGGTCTCATCGGCCAGCAGGGCGGCGGAGACTGGGCTACCGAATTGCTCGACGAATTGGCGCAGTATCGCGACTTCCGCCGCATCTGGGACGACGGCGACACCGTCTACGGCCGCGAGCACACCGCGATGCGGCTGTGCGATCTGCACACCGGCGAGAACTACACCGTCGACGTCCAGCTGTTCCGGCTCGACTCCGTCGCCTACCCCGGCCGCATCCAGTACTACCTGGGCGTTCGCGGTCCCGACCGCTAG
- a CDS encoding alpha/beta fold hydrolase, which yields MPFVHSDSVNVHFRTDAAHGPALLLAHGFLMDESMFDPIRKVLAHTDINVVAWDARGHGRTGYGHDPRFDYWDLATDGLRVLDALGIEQAIVGGVSQGGYAALRMALLAPERVTGLALLDTEADACTRDDETYYENFFDEWCGTGALRPLAEDLAPRLIGGTDPQIWQTWITRWLAGDRTAIRPAADCLIGRDSVCGRLGEITVPALVLRGEHDHSSTADKCARLADGLPGASGVRTIAGAGHGCALTHPEQVAAALAALVTACTPYTVEPVAVAGI from the coding sequence ATGCCCTTCGTGCACTCCGATTCTGTCAACGTCCATTTCCGCACCGATGCCGCCCACGGTCCGGCACTGCTGCTCGCCCATGGATTCCTCATGGACGAATCCATGTTCGATCCGATCCGGAAAGTCTTGGCGCACACCGATATCAATGTCGTGGCCTGGGATGCCCGCGGCCACGGCCGCACCGGGTACGGTCACGACCCCCGCTTCGATTACTGGGATCTGGCCACCGACGGCCTGCGAGTACTCGACGCGCTCGGCATCGAACAGGCGATTGTCGGCGGCGTGAGCCAGGGTGGCTACGCGGCATTGCGGATGGCATTGCTCGCGCCCGAACGCGTCACCGGCCTGGCACTGCTCGATACCGAGGCCGACGCGTGCACCAGAGACGACGAAACCTATTACGAGAACTTCTTCGACGAATGGTGCGGCACGGGCGCATTGCGGCCGTTGGCCGAAGACCTCGCGCCGCGATTGATCGGCGGCACCGACCCACAGATCTGGCAGACCTGGATCACGCGCTGGCTCGCCGGCGACCGCACCGCGATCCGCCCGGCGGCCGATTGCCTGATCGGTCGCGACTCGGTGTGCGGGCGCCTCGGCGAGATCACCGTTCCCGCTCTCGTATTGCGTGGCGAACACGACCACAGCAGCACCGCGGACAAGTGCGCGCGATTGGCCGACGGGCTGCCGGGGGCGAGCGGGGTGCGCACGATCGCGGGCGCGGGCCACGGCTGCGCGCTGACCCATCCCGAGCAGGTCGCCGCGGCGCTGGCCGCGCTGGTGACGGCCTGCACGCCGTACACCGTCGAGCCGGTGGCGGTCGCCGGGATCTAG
- the mtnC gene encoding acireductone synthase: MTRAIVLDIEGTTSPTDAVRTDLYGYTAAHLPAWLAENTDGTADSVLTATRALAGEPDAGADRVAEILRGWLETDVKAEPLKTAQGAICAQGFRAGALHGRFFDDVAPALKAWHANGFRLFVYSSGSERNQRDWFTFADAGDLSGLIVDHFDLVTAGPKREPTSYESIAARIGVPPRDILFLSDHADELDAAVTAGWHVVGVHRPGEPNSARPPHLWVSSFAEVNPQLPTE; this comes from the coding sequence GTGACCCGCGCGATCGTCCTCGACATCGAGGGCACCACCAGCCCCACCGACGCGGTCCGCACCGACCTCTACGGCTACACCGCCGCCCACCTGCCCGCCTGGCTGGCCGAGAACACCGACGGCACAGCGGATTCGGTTCTCACCGCGACCCGCGCCCTCGCCGGTGAGCCCGACGCCGGTGCCGACCGGGTAGCCGAGATCCTGCGCGGCTGGCTGGAGACCGACGTCAAAGCCGAACCCCTCAAGACGGCGCAGGGCGCGATCTGCGCGCAGGGATTCCGCGCCGGCGCACTACACGGCCGCTTCTTCGACGACGTGGCCCCCGCCCTGAAAGCCTGGCACGCCAACGGGTTCCGGCTGTTCGTCTACTCCTCGGGGTCCGAACGCAACCAACGCGATTGGTTCACCTTCGCCGACGCGGGTGATCTGTCCGGCCTCATCGTCGACCACTTCGACCTGGTGACCGCGGGCCCCAAACGCGAACCCACCTCGTACGAGTCCATCGCCGCCCGCATCGGCGTCCCCCCGCGCGACATCCTCTTCTTGTCCGACCACGCCGACGAACTCGACGCCGCCGTCACCGCGGGCTGGCACGTCGTCGGCGTACACCGCCCCGGCGAACCCAACTCCGCACGCCCACCCCACCTTTGGGTGAGTTCCTTCGCCGAGGTGAACCCACAGTTACCGACTGAATAG
- a CDS encoding 1,2-dihydroxy-3-keto-5-methylthiopentene dioxygenase, whose translation MTLLQVMAADNAADVRVRTTDPTEIGAELAQHGIAYSHWEVLADAAATDSDALLAHYGPQIAELNASGRYQHIDVARIHPDADNPAWPATAAGARAKFLDEHRHAEDEVRFFAAGRGCFYLHVGDAVLATVCEAGDLLSVPAGTLHWFDMGTTPDFIALRFFEEADGWIGDFTGDKISAGFPTLDELLA comes from the coding sequence ATGACCCTGCTGCAAGTGATGGCCGCCGACAACGCCGCCGACGTCCGGGTGCGCACCACCGACCCCACCGAGATCGGCGCCGAGCTGGCCCAGCACGGCATCGCGTACTCCCACTGGGAGGTGCTCGCCGACGCCGCCGCCACGGACTCCGACGCCCTGCTCGCCCACTACGGCCCGCAGATCGCCGAGCTCAACGCCTCGGGCCGCTACCAGCACATCGACGTCGCCCGCATCCACCCCGACGCCGACAACCCGGCATGGCCCGCCACCGCCGCCGGTGCGCGCGCGAAGTTCCTCGACGAGCACCGCCACGCCGAGGACGAGGTGCGTTTCTTCGCCGCGGGCCGCGGCTGCTTCTACCTGCACGTGGGCGACGCGGTGCTCGCGACGGTCTGCGAGGCGGGCGACCTGCTCTCCGTCCCCGCGGGCACACTGCACTGGTTCGACATGGGCACCACCCCCGACTTCATCGCCCTGCGCTTCTTCGAGGAGGCCGACGGCTGGATCGGCGACTTCACCGGCGACAAGATCAGCGCCGGCTTCCCGACGCTCGACGAACTGCTCGCGTGA
- the mtnA gene encoding S-methyl-5-thioribose-1-phosphate isomerase codes for MDDSSLIWDDGALVTIDQRGLPHEVRELRLRTVDEIIEAITTLAIRGAPAIGIAGAFGVVIATRAHTHDSPVDAPGRPIGDASRQAVGVVDVVAAQAEADRIAAARPTAVNLAWAVDRVRARIAEGADAVLAETLDLLAEDARVNLAAATHAADLVQRLCGERPLRLLTHCNTGRLATSAVGTAIGALRVLHERGAVADVIVDETRPLLQGARLTAWELAEAGIPHRLTIDSAAAWAMATGQVDAVLVGADRITANGDVANKIGTFALALAARHHGIPFIVVAPESTRDTAMATGAQIVVEQRAAAEVTGFGGVATAPADTAVFNPAFDVTPTDLVTAVVTENGVVYRNSNSFDAQGRAIAAAEPGSRSAVTAHDDPPENSRTPAFGEQGRAIATIARQLYERGWMPGTAGNISVRVETPSSPVAVGAGAWPALLITASGLSKGELSADDTVLVGIADTTAHAGQRRKPSAETSIHTAVYRTRPAGAVVHVHSPFATALATTAARPGDAVTPLRISGFELLKGFGLADPSTVVIPVFPNWPEVARIGADIDTYLREKPDAPPILFITGHGITTWGDTLAQARDRAECLEALCELITRTGRTDATPLEIGPT; via the coding sequence ATGGACGACAGTTCCCTGATCTGGGACGACGGTGCGCTCGTCACCATCGACCAGCGCGGACTGCCGCACGAAGTGCGGGAACTGCGCCTGCGCACCGTCGACGAGATCATCGAGGCGATCACCACCCTCGCCATTCGCGGCGCCCCGGCGATCGGGATCGCGGGCGCGTTCGGCGTGGTCATCGCGACCAGGGCGCACACGCACGACAGCCCGGTGGACGCGCCCGGCCGACCGATCGGCGATGCGAGTCGTCAGGCGGTCGGCGTGGTGGATGTGGTCGCCGCGCAGGCCGAGGCCGACCGGATCGCCGCCGCCCGGCCGACCGCTGTCAACCTGGCCTGGGCCGTGGATCGGGTGCGGGCCCGGATCGCCGAGGGCGCCGACGCGGTGCTGGCCGAGACCCTCGACCTGCTCGCCGAGGACGCGCGGGTCAACCTGGCCGCCGCCACCCACGCCGCCGACCTGGTGCAGCGCCTGTGCGGTGAGCGGCCACTGCGTTTGCTCACGCACTGCAATACCGGTCGGCTGGCCACCAGCGCGGTAGGCACCGCGATCGGGGCGTTGCGGGTGCTGCACGAGCGCGGTGCCGTCGCGGACGTGATCGTCGACGAGACCCGCCCGCTGCTCCAAGGCGCCCGGCTCACCGCGTGGGAACTGGCGGAGGCGGGCATTCCGCATCGCCTGACCATCGACTCCGCCGCCGCCTGGGCGATGGCGACCGGTCAGGTCGACGCCGTGCTCGTCGGCGCGGACCGGATCACCGCCAACGGCGATGTCGCCAACAAGATCGGCACCTTCGCTCTGGCCCTGGCCGCCCGCCACCACGGCATCCCGTTCATCGTGGTCGCCCCGGAGTCCACCCGCGATACCGCGATGGCGACCGGCGCGCAGATCGTGGTGGAGCAGCGGGCCGCCGCCGAGGTGACCGGATTCGGCGGCGTCGCAACCGCACCGGCGGACACCGCGGTGTTCAACCCGGCCTTCGACGTGACACCCACCGACCTCGTCACCGCGGTGGTCACGGAAAACGGTGTCGTCTACCGCAATTCGAACTCGTTCGACGCACAGGGCCGGGCGATCGCCGCCGCCGAACCGGGCAGCCGATCGGCCGTCACCGCACACGACGATCCGCCGGAAAACTCGCGCACACCGGCTTTCGGCGAACAGGGCCGGGCGATCGCCACCATCGCGCGTCAGCTCTATGAACGAGGATGGATGCCGGGTACGGCCGGCAATATCTCGGTGCGGGTCGAGACACCGTCCTCGCCCGTGGCGGTCGGCGCGGGCGCATGGCCCGCGTTACTCATCACTGCCAGCGGGTTGTCCAAAGGTGAACTGAGCGCCGACGATACTGTGCTCGTCGGGATCGCGGACACCACCGCGCACGCTGGCCAGCGCCGGAAACCCTCCGCGGAGACCAGCATTCACACCGCCGTCTACCGCACTCGCCCCGCAGGCGCGGTCGTGCACGTGCACTCGCCTTTCGCGACCGCGCTGGCGACCACCGCCGCGCGGCCCGGCGACGCGGTGACGCCCCTGCGGATCAGCGGCTTCGAACTGCTCAAGGGATTCGGGCTGGCGGACCCGTCGACGGTCGTGATCCCGGTGTTCCCGAACTGGCCGGAGGTGGCGCGCATCGGCGCCGACATCGACACCTACCTTCGCGAAAAGCCCGATGCCCCACCGATTCTGTTCATCACCGGGCACGGGATCACCACCTGGGGTGACACTCTCGCCCAGGCGCGTGATCGCGCCGAATGCCTGGAAGCCCTGTGCGAGTTGATCACTCGCACCGGGCGTACCGACGCCACGCCCCTCGAGATCGGACCGACATGA